A window of the Choristoneura fumiferana chromosome 30, NRCan_CFum_1, whole genome shotgun sequence genome harbors these coding sequences:
- the LOC141444824 gene encoding uncharacterized protein isoform X29 produces the protein MTIATKAQMDKDDQASQNNQANQDRQVNQNNLTIKGIQANQVNQDSQANQDSQVNQGSQDNQDSQANQINQVSQINQVVQANQDSQANQDSQANQDSQANQESQDNQGNQDSQANQDSQANQDSQANQDSQANQDNQVNQGSQDNQDNQANQGNHANQDSQVNQKNQTSQINQVVQANQDSQANQDSQVNQDKQANQDSQANQETQDNHGSQDNQDSQANQVNQSSQINQVVQANQNSQANQDSQANQESQDNQGNQDSQANQDSQANQESQDNQGNQDSQANQDSQANQDSQANQDNQANQGNHANQDSQVNQKNQTSQINQVVQANQDSQANQDSQVNQGNQANQDSQANQESQDNHGSQDNQNSQANQDSQANQGSQDNQDNQANQGNQDSQVNQKNQTSQINQVVQANQDSQANQDSQANQDSQANQDSQANQDNQVNQGSQNNQVVQANQDSQANQDSQANQDSQVNQGNQASQANQGSQDNQDNQANQGNHANQDSQVNQKNQTSQINQVVQANQDSQANQDSQANQESQDNQGNQDSQANQDSQANQESQDNQGNQDSQANQDSQANQDSQANQDNQVNQGSQNNQVVQANQDSQANQDSQANQDSQVNQGNQASQANQGSQDNQDNQANQGNHANQDSQVNQKNQTSQINQVVQANQDSQANQDSQANQESQDNQGNQDSQANQDSQANQDNQDNQANQGNHANQDSQVNQKNQTSQINQVVQANQDSQVNQGNQANQDSQANQESQDNHGSQDNQNSQANQDSQANRGSQDNQDNQANQGNQDSQVNQKNQTSQINQVVQANQDSQANQDSQANQDSQANQDSQANQDNQVNQGSQDNQVVQANQDSQANQDSQANQDSQVNQGNQANQDSQANQGSQDNQDNQANQDSQVNQKNQTSQINQVVQANQDSQANQDSQANQESQDNQGNQDSQANQDSQANQESQDNQGNQDSQANQDSQANQDNQANQGNHANQDSQVNQKNQTSQINQVVQANQDSQANQDSQVNQGNQANQDSQANQESQDNHGSQDNQNSQANQGSQANQGSQDNQDNQANQGNQDSQVNQKNQTSQINQVVQANQDSQANQDSQANQDNQVNQGSQNNQVVQANQESQNNQINQVVQANQDSQANQDSQANQDNQVNQGSQNNQVVQANQESQANQDSQANQDSQVNQGNQASQANQGSQDNQDNQGNHANQDSQVNQKNQTSQINQVVQANQDSQANQDSQVNQDNQANQDSQANQETQDNHGSQDNQDNQSSQINQVVQANQNSQANQDSQANQECQDNQGNQDSQANQDSQANQESQDNQGNQDSQANQDSQANQDSQANQDNQANQGNHANQDSQVNQKNQTSQINQVVQANQDSQANQDSQANQDSQVNQGSQANQDSQANQESQDNHGSQDNQNSQANQDSQANQGSQDNQDNQANQGNQDSQVNQKNQTSQINQVVQANQDSQANQDSQANQDSQANQDSQANQDNQVNQGSQDNQVVQANQDSQANQDSQANQDSQVNQGNQANQDSQANQGSQDNQDNQANQGNHANQDSQVNQKNQTSQINQVVQANQDSQANQDSQVNQDNQANQDNHGSQDNQDNQSSQINQVVQANQNSQANQDSQANQESQDNQGNQDSQANQDSQANQESQNNQINQVVQANQDSQANQDSQANQDNQANQGNHVNQDSQVNQKNQTSQINQVVQANQDSQANQDSQVNQGNQANQDSQANQESQDNHGSQDNQDSQANQINQVNQVNKGNQDRQINQDRPDNQINQELQENLEREERQFIRVRLRAKLRESSEPVVNRIMKQLMLMEIPSRKNRSNNKYLLNKLLHLALIRRSSIETAVLRNPATNRLLSAKKHLRVKAAKCKKAKEAALMLERALKLSLRVKDKRHSAIKKNSAPVVLVPAVSKS, from the exons ATGACGATTGCGACGAAGGCCCAGATGGACAAGGACGACCAAGCAAGCCAGAACaaccaggcaaaccaggaccGCCAGGTAAACCAGAACAATCTAACCATCAAGGGCATCCAGGCaaaccaggtcaaccaggacagccaggcaaaccaggacagccaggtcaaccagggcagccaggacaaccaggacagccaggcaaaccagatCAACCAGGTCAGCCAGATCAACCAGGTGgtccaggcaaaccaggacagccaggcaaaccaggacagccaggcaaaccaggacagccaggcaaaccaggaaagccaggacaaccagggcaaccaggacagccaggcaaaccaggacagccaggcaaaccaggacagccaggcaaaccaggacagccaggcaaaccaagacaaccaggtcaaccagggcagccaggacaaccaggacaaccaggccAACCAGGGCAACCATgccaaccaggacagccaggtcaaccagaaGAACCAAACCAGCCAGATCAACCAGGTGGTCCAGGcgaaccaggacagccaggcaaaccaggacagccaggtcaaccaggacaaacaggcaaaccaggacagccaggcaaaccaggaaaCCCAGGACAACCATGgcagccaggacaaccaggacagccaggcaaaccaggtcAACCAGAGCAGCCAGATCAACCAGGTGGTCCAGGCAAACCAGaacagccaggcaaaccaggacagccaggcaaaccaggaaagccaggacaaccagggcaaccaggacagccaggcaaaccaggacagccaggcaaaccaggaaagccaggacaaccagggcaaccaggacagccaggcaaaccaggacagccaggcaaaccaggacagccaggcaaaccaggacaaccaggccAACCAGGGCAACCATgccaaccaggacagccaggtcaaccagaaGAACCAAACCAGCCAGATCAACCAGGTGgtccaggcaaaccaggacagccaggcaaaccaggacagccaggtcaaccagggcaaccaggcaaaccaggacagccaggcaaaccaggaaaGCCAGGACAACCATGGCAGCCAGGACAACCAGaacagccaggcaaaccaggacagccaggcaaaccagggcagccaggacaaccaggacaaccaggccAACCagggcaaccaggacagccaggtcaaccagaaGAACCAAACCAGCCAGATCAACCAGGTGGTCCAGGcgaaccaggacagccaggcaaaccaggacagccaggcaaaccaggacagccaggcaaaccaggacagccaggcaaaccaggacaaccaggtcaaccagggCAGCCAGAACAACCAGGTGGTCCAGGcgaaccaggacagccaggcaaaccaggacagccaggcaaaccaggacagccaggtcaaccagggcAACCAGgccagccaggcaaaccagggcagccaggacaaccaggacaaccaggccAACCAGGGCAACCATgccaaccaggacagccaggtcaaccagaaGAACCAAACCAGCCAGATCAACCAGGTGGTCCAGGcgaaccaggacagccaggcaaaccaggacagccag gcaaaccaggaaagccaggacaaccagggcaaccaggacagccaggcaaaccaggacagccaggcaaaccaggaaagccaggacaaccagggcaaccaggacagccaggcaaaccaggacagccaggcaaaccaggacagccaggcaaaccaggacaaccaggtcaaccagggCAGCCAGAACAACCAGGTGGTCCAGGcgaaccaggacagccaggcaaaccaggacagccaggcaaaccaggacagccaggtcaaccagggcAACCAGgccagccaggcaaaccagggcagccaggacaaccaggacaaccaggccAACCAGGGCAACCATgccaaccaggacagccaggtcaaccagaaGAACCAAACCAGCCAGATCAACCAGGTGGTCCAGGcgaaccaggacagccaggcaaaccaggacagccag gcaaaccaggaaagccaggacaaccagggcaaccaggacagccaggcaaaccaggacagccaggcaaaccaggacaaccaggacaaccaggccAACCAGGGCAACCATgccaaccaggacagccaggtcaaccagaaGAACCAAACCAGCCAGATCAACCAGGTGgtccaggcaaaccaggacagccaggtcaaccagggcaaccaggcaaaccaggacagccaggcaaaccaggaaaGCCAGGACAACCATGGCAGCCAGGACAACCAGaacagccaggcaaaccaggacagccaggcaaaccggggcagccaggacaaccaggacaaccaggccAACCagggcaaccaggacagccaggtcaaccagaaGAACCAAACCAGCCAGATCAACCAGGTGGTCCAGGcgaaccaggacagccaggcaaaccaggacagccaggcaaaccaggacagccaggcaaaccaggacagccaggcaaaccaggacaaccaggtcaaccagggcagccaggacaaccaggtgGTCCAGGCGAATcaggacagccaggcaaaccaggacagccaggcaaaccaggacagccaggtcaaccagggcaaccaggcaaaccaggacagccaggcaaaccagggcagccaggacaaccaggacaaccaggccaaccaggacagccaggtcaaccagaaGAACCAAACCAGCCAGATCAACCAGGTGGTCCAGGcgaaccaggacagccaggcaaaccaggacagccaggcaaaccaggaaagccaggacaaccagggcaaccaggacagccaggcaaaccaggacagccaggccaACCAGGAaagccaggacaaccagggcaaccaggacagccaggcaaaccaggacagccaggcaaaccaggacaaccaggccAACCAGGGCAACCATgccaaccaggacagccaggtcaaccagaaGAACCAAACCAGCCAGATCAACCAGGTGgtccaggcaaaccaggacagccaggcaaaccaggacagccaggtcaaccagggcaaccaggcaaaccaggacagccaggcaaaccaggaaaGCCAGGACAACCATGGCAGCCAGGACAACCAGaacagccaggcaaaccagggcagccaggcaaaccagggcagccaggacaaccaggacaaccaggccAACCagggcaaccaggacagccaggtcaaccagaaGAACCAAACCAGCCAGATCAACCAGGTGGTCCAGGcgaaccaggacagccaggcaaaccaggacagccaggcaaaccaggacaaccaggtcaaccagggCAGCCAGAACAACCAGGTGGTCCAGGCGAACCAGGAAAGCCAGAACAACCAGATCAACCAGGTGgtccaggcaaaccaggacagccaggcaaaccaggacagccaggcaaaccaggacaaccaggtcaaccagggCAGCCAGAACAACCAGGTGGTCCAGGCGAACCAGGaaagccaggcaaaccaggacagccaggcaaaccaggacagccaggtcaaccagggcAACCAGgccagccaggcaaaccagggcagccaggacaaccaggacaaccagggcAACCATgccaaccaggacagccaggtcaaccagaaGAACCAAACCAGCCAGATCAACCAGGTGGTCCAGGcgaaccaggacagccaggcaaaccaggacagccaggtcaaccaggacaaccaggcaaaccaggacagccaggcaaaccaggaaaCCCAGGACAACCATGgcagccaggacaaccaggacaacCAGAGCAGCCAGATCAACCAGGTGGTCCAGGCAAACCAGaacagccaggcaaaccaggacagccaggcaaaccaggaatgccaggacaaccagggcaaccaggacagccaggcaaaccaggacagccaggcaaaccaggaaagccaggacaaccagggcaaccaggacagccaggcaaaccaggacagccaggcaaaccaggacagccaggcaaaccaggacaaccaggccAACCAGGGCAACCATgccaaccaggacagccaggtcaaccagaaGAACCAAACCAGCCAGATCAACCAGGTGgtccaggcaaaccaggacagccaggcaaaccaggacagccaggcaaaccaggacagccaggtcaaccagggcagccaggcaaaccaggacagccaggcaaaccaggaaaGCCAGGACAACCATGGCAGCCAGGACAACCAGaacagccaggcaaaccaggacagccaggcaaaccagggcagccaggacaaccaggacaaccaggccAACCagggcaaccaggacagccaggtcaaccagaaGAACCAAACCAGCCAGATCAACCAGGTGGTCCAGGcgaaccaggacagccaggcaaaccaggacagccaggcaaaccaggacagccaggcaaaccaggacagccaggcaaaccaggacaaccaggtcaaccagggcagccaggacaaccaggtgGTCCAGGcgaaccaggacagccaggcaaaccaggacagccaggcaaaccaggacagccaggtcaaccagggcaaccaggcaaaccaggacagccaggcaaaccagggcagccaggacaaccaggacaaccaggccAACCAGGGCAACCATGCCAatcaggacagccaggtcaaccagaaGAACCAAACCAGCCAGATCAACCAGGTGGTCCAGGcgaaccaggacagccaggcaaaccaggacagccaggtcaaccaggacaaccaggcaaaccaggacaaccatggcagccaggacaaccaggacaacCAGAGCAGCCAGATCAACCAGGTGGTCCAGGCAAACCAGaacagccaggcaaaccaggacagccaggcaaaccaggaaagccaggacaaccagggcaaccaggacagccaggcaaaccaggacagccaggcaaaccaggaaaGCCAGAACAACCAGATCAACCAGGTGgtccaggcaaaccaggacagccaggcaaaccaggacagccaggcaaaccaggacaaccaggccAACCAGGGCAACCatgtcaaccaggacagccaggtcaaccagaaGAACCAAACCAGCCAGATCAACCAGGTGgtccaggcaaaccaggacagccaggcaaaccaggacagccaggtcaaccagggcaaccaggcaaaccaggacagccaggcaaaccaggaaaGCCAGGACAACCATGgcagccaggacaaccaggacagccaggcaaaccagatcaaccaggtcaaccaggtcAACAAGGGCAACCAGGACAGGCAGATCAACCAGGACAGACCGGACAACCAGATCAACCAGGAACTGCAGGAAAACCTGGAAAGGGAGGAAAGACAATTCATACGAGTGCGACTTCGAGCCAAGCTCAGAGAGAGCAGCGAGCCAGTAGTCAATCGAATTATGAAGCAATTGATGCTAATGGAAATTCCTTCCAGAAAAAATCGGAGCAACAACAAGTATCTTCTGAACAAGCTTCTTCATCTAGCTTTGATAAGGAGGAGTTCGATAGAGACGGCAGTTTTAAGAAATCCAGCCACAAACAGGCTTCTGTCGGCCAAGAAGCATCTTCGAGTGAAAGCAGCGAAATGCAAAAAAGCCAAGGAGGCGGCTCTGATGTTAGAAAGAGCTCTCAAACTCAGTCTGAGAGTCAAAGACAAGCGGCATTCAGCAATCAAGAAGAATTCAGCTCCGGTGGTTCTAGTTCCAGCAGTGAGCAAGTCATGA
- the LOC141444824 gene encoding uncharacterized protein isoform X41, producing MTIATKAQMDKDDQASQNNQANQDRQVNQNNLTIKGIQANQVNQDSQANQDSQVNQGSQDNQDSQANQINQVSQINQVVQANQDSQANQDSQANQDSQANQESQDNQGNQDSQANQDSQANQDSQANQDSQANQDNQVNQGSQDNQDNQANQGNHANQDSQVNQKNQTSQINQVVQANQDSQANQDSQVNQDKQANQDSQANQETQDNHGSQDNQDSQANQVNQSSQINQVVQANQNSQANQDSQANQESQDNQGNQDSQANQDSQANQESQDNQGNQDSQANQDSQANQDSQANQDNQANQGNHANQDSQVNQKNQTSQINQVVQANQDSQANQDSQVNQGNQANQDSQANQESQDNHGSQDNQNSQANQDSQANQGSQDNQDNQANQGNQDSQVNQKNQTSQINQVVQANQDSQANQDSQANQDSQANQDSQANQDNQVNQGSQNNQVVQANQDSQANQDSQANQDSQANQDSQANQESQDNQGNQDSQANQDSQANQDSQANQDNQVNQGSQNNQVVQANQDSQANQDSQANQDSQVNQGNQASQANQGSQDNQDNQANQGNHANQDSQVNQKNQTSQINQVVQANQDSQANQDSQANQESQDNQGNQDSQANQDSQANQDNQDNQANQGNHANQDSQVNQKNQTSQINQVVQANQDSQVNQGNQANQDSQANQESQDNHGSQDNQNSQANQDSQANRGSQDNQDNQANQGNQDSQVNQKNQTSQINQVVQANQDSQANQDSQANQDSQANQDSQANQDNQVNQGSQDNQVVQANQDSQANQDSQANQDSQVNQGNQANQDSQANQGSQDNQDNQANQDSQVNQKNQTSQINQVVQANQDSQANQDSQANQESQDNQGNQDSQANQDSQANQESQDNQGNQDSQANQDSQANQDNQANQGNHANQDSQVNQKNQTSQINQVVQANQDSQANQDSQVNQGNQANQDSQANQESQDNHGSQDNQNSQANQGSQANQGSQDNQDNQANQGNQDSQVNQKNQTSQINQVVQANQDSQANQDSQANQDNQVNQGSQNNQVVQANQESQNNQINQVVQANQDSQANQDSQANQDNQVNQGSQNNQVVQANQESQANQDSQANQDSQVNQGNQASQANQGSQDNQDNQGNHANQDSQVNQKNQTSQINQVVQANQDSQANQDSQVNQDNQANQDSQANQETQDNHGSQDNQDNQSSQINQVVQANQNSQANQDSQANQECQDNQGNQDSQANQDSQANQESQDNQGNQDSQANQDSQANQDSQANQDNQANQGNHANQDSQVNQKNQTSQINQVVQANQDSQANQDSQANQDSQVNQGSQANQDSQANQESQDNHGSQDNQNSQANQDSQANQGSQDNQDNQANQGNQDSQVNQKNQTSQINQVVQANQDSQANQDSQANQDSQANQDSQANQDNQVNQGSQDNQVVQANQDSQANQDSQANQDSQVNQGNQANQDSQANQGSQDNQDNQANQGNHANQDSQVNQKNQTSQINQVVQANQDSQANQDSQVNQDNQANQDNHGSQDNQDNQSSQINQVVQANQNSQANQDSQANQESQDNQGNQDSQANQDSQANQESQNNQINQVVQANQDSQANQDSQANQDNQANQGNHVNQDSQVNQKNQTSQINQVVQANQDSQANQDSQVNQGNQANQDSQANQESQDNHGSQDNQDSQANQINQVNQVNKGNQDRQINQDRPDNQINQELQENLEREERQFIRVRLRAKLRESSEPVVNRIMKQLMLMEIPSRKNRSNNKYLLNKLLHLALIRRSSIETAVLRNPATNRLLSAKKHLRVKAAKCKKAKEAALMLERALKLSLRVKDKRHSAIKKNSAPVVLVPAVSKS from the exons ATGACGATTGCGACGAAGGCCCAGATGGACAAGGACGACCAAGCAAGCCAGAACaaccaggcaaaccaggaccGCCAGGTAAACCAGAACAATCTAACCATCAAGGGCATCCAGGCaaaccaggtcaaccaggacagccaggcaaaccaggacagccaggtcaaccagggcagccaggacaaccaggacagccaggcaaaccagatCAACCAGGTCAGCCAGATCAACCAGGTGgtccaggcaaaccaggacagccaggcaaaccaggacagccaggcaaaccaggacagccaggcaaaccaggaaagccaggacaaccagggcaaccaggacagccaggcaaaccaggacagccaggcaaaccaggacagccaggcaaaccaggacagccaggcaaaccaagacaaccaggtcaaccagggcagccaggacaaccaggacaaccaggccAACCAGGGCAACCATgccaaccaggacagccaggtcaaccagaaGAACCAAACCAGCCAGATCAACCAGGTGGTCCAGGcgaaccaggacagccaggcaaaccaggacagccaggtcaaccaggacaaacaggcaaaccaggacagccaggcaaaccaggaaaCCCAGGACAACCATGgcagccaggacaaccaggacagccaggcaaaccaggtcAACCAGAGCAGCCAGATCAACCAGGTGGTCCAGGCAAACCAGaacagccaggcaaaccaggacagccaggcaaaccaggaaagccaggacaaccagggcaaccaggacagccaggcaaaccaggacagccaggcaaaccaggaaagccaggacaaccagggcaaccaggacagccaggcaaaccaggacagccaggcaaaccaggacagccaggcaaaccaggacaaccaggccAACCAGGGCAACCATgccaaccaggacagccaggtcaaccagaaGAACCAAACCAGCCAGATCAACCAGGTGgtccaggcaaaccaggacagccaggcaaaccaggacagccaggtcaaccagggcaaccaggcaaaccaggacagccaggcaaaccaggaaaGCCAGGACAACCATGGCAGCCAGGACAACCAGaacagccaggcaaaccaggacagccaggcaaaccagggcagccaggacaaccaggacaaccaggccAACCagggcaaccaggacagccaggtcaaccagaaGAACCAAACCAGCCAGATCAACCAGGTGGTCCAGGcgaaccaggacagccaggcaaaccaggacagccaggcaaaccaggacagccaggcaaaccaggacagccaggcaaaccaggacaaccaggtcaaccagggCAGCCAGAACAACCAGGTGGTCCAGGcgaaccaggacagccaggcaaaccaggacagccaggcaaaccaggacagccag gcaaaccaggacagccaggcaaaccaggaaagccaggacaaccagggcaaccaggacagccaggcaaaccaggacagccaggcaaaccaggacagccaggcaaaccaggacaaccaggtcaaccagggCAGCCAGAACAACCAGGTGGTCCAGGcgaaccaggacagccaggcaaaccaggacagccaggcaaaccaggacagccaggtcaaccagggcAACCAGgccagccaggcaaaccagggcagccaggacaaccaggacaaccaggccAACCAGGGCAACCATgccaaccaggacagccaggtcaaccagaaGAACCAAACCAGCCAGATCAACCAGGTGGTCCAGGcgaaccaggacagccaggcaaaccaggacagccag gcaaaccaggaaagccaggacaaccagggcaaccaggacagccaggcaaaccaggacagccaggcaaaccaggacaaccaggacaaccaggccAACCAGGGCAACCATgccaaccaggacagccaggtcaaccagaaGAACCAAACCAGCCAGATCAACCAGGTGgtccaggcaaaccaggacagccaggtcaaccagggcaaccaggcaaaccaggacagccaggcaaaccaggaaaGCCAGGACAACCATGGCAGCCAGGACAACCAGaacagccaggcaaaccaggacagccaggcaaaccggggcagccaggacaaccaggacaaccaggccAACCagggcaaccaggacagccaggtcaaccagaaGAACCAAACCAGCCAGATCAACCAGGTGGTCCAGGcgaaccaggacagccaggcaaaccaggacagccaggcaaaccaggacagccaggcaaaccaggacagccaggcaaaccaggacaaccaggtcaaccagggcagccaggacaaccaggtgGTCCAGGCGAATcaggacagccaggcaaaccaggacagccaggcaaaccaggacagccaggtcaaccagggcaaccaggcaaaccaggacagccaggcaaaccagggcagccaggacaaccaggacaaccaggccaaccaggacagccaggtcaaccagaaGAACCAAACCAGCCAGATCAACCAGGTGGTCCAGGcgaaccaggacagccaggcaaaccaggacagccaggcaaaccaggaaagccaggacaaccagggcaaccaggacagccaggcaaaccaggacagccaggccaACCAGGAaagccaggacaaccagggcaaccaggacagccaggcaaaccaggacagccaggcaaaccaggacaaccaggccAACCAGGGCAACCATgccaaccaggacagccaggtcaaccagaaGAACCAAACCAGCCAGATCAACCAGGTGgtccaggcaaaccaggacagccaggcaaaccaggacagccaggtcaaccagggcaaccaggcaaaccaggacagccaggcaaaccaggaaaGCCAGGACAACCATGGCAGCCAGGACAACCAGaacagccaggcaaaccagggcagccaggcaaaccagggcagccaggacaaccaggacaaccaggccAACCagggcaaccaggacagccaggtcaaccagaaGAACCAAACCAGCCAGATCAACCAGGTGGTCCAGGcgaaccaggacagccaggcaaaccaggacagccaggcaaaccaggacaaccaggtcaaccagggCAGCCAGAACAACCAGGTGGTCCAGGCGAACCAGGAAAGCCAGAACAACCAGATCAACCAGGTGgtccaggcaaaccaggacagccaggcaaaccaggacagccaggcaaaccaggacaaccaggtcaaccagggCAGCCAGAACAACCAGGTGGTCCAGGCGAACCAGGaaagccaggcaaaccaggacagccaggcaaaccaggacagccaggtcaaccagggcAACCAGgccagccaggcaaaccagggcagccaggacaaccaggacaaccagggcAACCATgccaaccaggacagccaggtcaaccagaaGAACCAAACCAGCCAGATCAACCAGGTGGTCCAGGcgaaccaggacagccaggcaaaccaggacagccaggtcaaccaggacaaccaggcaaaccaggacagccaggcaaaccaggaaaCCCAGGACAACCATGgcagccaggacaaccaggacaacCAGAGCAGCCAGATCAACCAGGTGGTCCAGGCAAACCAGaacagccaggcaaaccaggacagccaggcaaaccaggaatgccaggacaaccagggcaaccaggacagccaggcaaaccaggacagccaggcaaaccaggaaagccaggacaaccagggcaaccaggacagccaggcaaaccaggacagccaggcaaaccaggacagccaggcaaaccaggacaaccaggccAACCAGGGCAACCATgccaaccaggacagccaggtcaaccagaaGAACCAAACCAGCCAGATCAACCAGGTGgtccaggcaaaccaggacagccaggcaaaccaggacagccaggcaaaccaggacagccaggtcaaccagggcagccaggcaaaccaggacagccaggcaaaccaggaaaGCCAGGACAACCATGGCAGCCAGGACAACCAGaacagccaggcaaaccaggacagccaggcaaaccagggcagccaggacaaccaggacaaccaggccAACCagggcaaccaggacagccaggtcaaccagaaGAACCAAACCAGCCAGATCAACCAGGTGGTCCAGGcgaaccaggacagccaggcaaaccaggacagccaggcaaaccaggacagccaggcaaaccaggacagccaggcaaaccaggacaaccaggtcaaccagggcagccaggacaaccaggtgGTCCAGGcgaaccaggacagccaggcaaaccaggacagccaggcaaaccaggacagccaggtcaaccagggcaaccaggcaaaccaggacagccaggcaaaccagggcagccaggacaaccaggacaaccaggccAACCAGGGCAACCATGCCAatcaggacagccaggtcaaccagaaGAACCAAACCAGCCAGATCAACCAGGTGGTCCAGGcgaaccaggacagccaggcaaaccaggacagccaggtcaaccaggacaaccaggcaaaccaggacaaccatggcagccaggacaaccaggacaacCAGAGCAGCCAGATCAACCAGGTGGTCCAGGCAAACCAGaacagccaggcaaaccaggacagccaggcaaaccaggaaagccaggacaaccagggcaaccaggacagccaggcaaaccaggacagccaggcaaaccaggaaaGCCAGAACAACCAGATCAACCAGGTGgtccaggcaaaccaggacagccaggcaaaccaggacagccaggcaaaccaggacaaccaggccAACCAGGGCAACCatgtcaaccaggacagccaggtcaaccagaaGAACCAAACCAGCCAGATCAACCAGGTGgtccaggcaaaccaggacagccaggcaaaccaggacagccaggtcaaccagggcaaccaggcaaaccaggacagccaggcaaaccaggaaaGCCAGGACAACCATGgcagccaggacaaccaggacagccaggcaaaccagatcaaccaggtcaaccaggtcAACAAGGGCAACCAGGACAGGCAGATCAACCAGGACAGACCGGACAACCAGATCAACCAGGAACTGCAGGAAAACCTGGAAAGGGAGGAAAGACAATTCATACGAGTGCGACTTCGAGCCAAGCTCAGAGAGAGCAGCGAGCCAGTAGTCAATCGAATTATGAAGCAATTGATGCTAATGGAAATTCCTTCCAGAAAAAATCGGAGCAACAACAAGTATCTTCTGAACAAGCTTCTTCATCTAGCTTTGATAAGGAGGAGTTCGATAGAGACGGCAGTTTTAAGAAATCCAGCCACAAACAGGCTTCTGTCGGCCAAGAAGCATCTTCGAGTGAAAGCAGCGAAATGCAAAAAAGCCAAGGAGGCGGCTCTGATGTTAGAAAGAGCTCTCAAACTCAGTCTGAGAGTCAAAGACAAGCGGCATTCAGCAATCAAGAAGAATTCAGCTCCGGTGGTTCTAGTTCCAGCAGTGAGCAAGTCATGA